The following proteins are encoded in a genomic region of Coffea eugenioides isolate CCC68of chromosome 6, Ceug_1.0, whole genome shotgun sequence:
- the LOC113773804 gene encoding probable leucine-rich repeat receptor-like protein kinase At1g35710: MDVVCSGFVLLMILPIAPVAIAGAAKESAVNLLEAEALRKSGWWGDTTTATNVSAHCYWYGIICNDAGSVTDILLRNYGILDELTNFSFSSFPNLVSLDLIGNGLHGAIPHQIGALSNLTYLTLSNNFIEGFIPSSIANLTNLVTLNLSYNSFFGPIPPTLGQLSNLEFLDLSNNHFSGIIPSTLFNLTNLFWLDIHSNPKIGGFLPEEIGNLKSLTKLDLSNSRFSGSIPQTFGQLSNLDSLDLSNNHFNGTIPSALFNLTNLSRLYIHSNPSMGGFLPKEIGNLKNLVELDLSNSRFSGSIPPTLGQLSNLDSLNLSSNHFNGTIPSALFNLTNLSQLDIHLNLIYGSIPSEIGNLKILKFLVLGSNRLTGQIPPTLGNLNTLFSLDLSSNQISGSIPLQLSDIYSLRFLDLSSNQLTGSILTQFGDHILKSEVYFLYFNLSHNILSGTVPSSLLRLGNVDLSYNALEGELPCELVNQFGSENFAGNPDLRCPSTLCGISPCVMKNHRHHPPYYIIGLGVPFLVFSLIGGLVLYIFHRTKVKKVEVELMNNKHGDIFRIWNYDGHMAYEDIIKATNDFDVSYCIGTGGYGSVYRARLPSGKVVALKKLNRLEGENPNFDKSFRNEADMLSKIRHRNIVKLFGFCLHKRCMFLIYEYMDRGSLFCILRDETEAMELDWIKRVNLIKGIASALSYLHHDCDPPIIHRDVSSNNILLNSQLEATLSDFGTARILELDSSNQTVIAGTFGYMAPELAYTLVVTEKSDVYSFGVVVLETLFGKHPQEFLSSFSSQPNEPIMLKDLLDARLPPPTNPLVVRNVVVATALALDCINANPKCRPTMQQVVNRFEVGRRESTRPLHTIAVNQLVSPPVLSLPDQTYTDGQVV; this comes from the exons ATGGATGTTGTATGCAGCGGATTTGTTCTTCTCATGATACTGCCTATCGCACCAGTAGCAATTGCAGGAGCAGCAAAGGAGTCTGCTGTGAATTTATTGGAAGCTGAAGCACTGCGCAAGAGTGGCTGGTGGGGAGACACTACTACTGCAACAAACGTCTCTGCCCATTGCTATTGGTATGGTATCATTTGCAACGATGCTGGTAGTGTTACCGACATACTACTTCGAAACTACGGAATTCTAGATGAGTTGACAAATTTCAGCTTCTCTTCTTTTCCGAACCTGGTTAGTCTAGATCTCATTGGAAATGGACTTCACGGAGCCATCCCACATCAAATAGGTGCACTCTCCAATCTCACCTATCTCACTTTGTCGAATAATTTTATCGAGGGCTTTATTCCCTCCTCCATCGCAAACTTGACAAATTTGGTTACTCTAAACTTGAGCTACAATTCCTTTTTTGGTCCCATCCCACCCACTCTTGGCCAATTGTCCAATCTAGAATTCCTGGACCTCAGCAATAACCACTTCAGTGGGATAATTCCTTCAACTCTTTTTAATTTGACAAATCTTTTTTGGCTAGACATTCACTCGAATCCCAAAATTGGAGGATTTCTCCCAGAAGAAATAGGAAATTTGAAGAGTTTAACTAAATTAGACTTGAGTAACAGTAGATTTTCTGGCAGCATCCCTCAAACTTTTGGACAATTGTCCAACCTTGACTCCCTTGACCTCAGCAATAACCATTTCAATGGAACGATTCCTTCAGCTCTTTTTAATTTGACAAATCTTTCCCGACTATACATTCACTCAAATCCCTCAATGGGAGGATTTCTCCCAAAAGAAATAGGAAATTTGAAGAATTTAGTTGAATTAGACTTGAGTAACAGTAGATTTTCTGGCAGTATCCCTCCAACTCTTGGACAATTATCCAACCTTGACTCCCTTAACCTCAGCAGTAACCACTTCAATGGGACAATTCCTTCAGCTCTTTTTAATTTGACAAATCTTTCCCAATTAGACATTCACTTGAATCTTATTTATGGTTCAATTCCCTCTGAAATaggaaatttaaaaattttgaaatttcttgtccTTGGGTCCAACCGGCTGACTGGACAAATCCCTCCGACCCTTGGCAATCTAAATACTCTGTTTTCTTTGGACCTCTCTTCTAACCAAATAAGTGGTTCCATACCCCTTCAACTTTCCGATATATATTCTCTAAGATTTCTAGATCTTTCCTCAAACCAACTTACTGGCTCAATTCTTACCCAATTTGGGGATCACATTCTTAAATCCGAGGTGTACTTTTTGTATTTCAATCTTTCCCACAATATTCTCTCTGGCACTGTCCCCTCGTCTCTTCTGCGACTGGGCAACGTCGACCTGTCCTATAATGCTTTGGAAGGTGAGCTTCCGTGTGAGCTTGTCAATCAGTTTGGTTCAGAAAATTTTGCCGGCAATCCAGACTTGCGTTGCCCTTCCACTCTTTGTGGCATTTCTCCTTGTGTTATGAAAAATCACAGACATCACCCCCCATACTACATCATAGGTCTTGGCGTGCCCTTCTTGGTGTTCTCATTAATTGGCGGATTAGTGCTTTATATCTTCCACAGAACCAAAGTCAAGAAAGTGGAAGTTGAGCTGATGAACAATAAACATGGAGACATTTTCAGAATATGGAACTATGATGGACATATGGCTTATGAAGACATAATTAAAGCAACAAACGATTTTGATGTCAGTTATTGCATCGGGACAGGGGGGTATGGCTCTGTATACAGAGCACGGTTGCCAAGTGGGAAAGTAGTGGCTTTGAAAAAGCTTAACCGTTTGGAAGGCGAGAATCCAAATTTTGACAAGAGCTTTAGGAATGAAGCCGACATGCTATCTAAAATCAGGCACAGGAACATTGTAAAGCTCTTCGGATTCTGTCTGCACAAGCGATGCATGTTTCTGATTTATGAGTATATGGACAGAGGAAGCTTGTTTTGTATCTTGAGAGATGAAACTGAAGCTATGGAGCTGGACTGGATTAAAAGAGTGAATTTGATCAAGGGCATTGCCAGTGCGTTGTCCTACTTGCATCACGATTGTGATCCGCCAATCATTCACAGGGATGTATCAAGCAACAACATTCTTTTGAATTCACAGCTCGAAGCAACTCTTTCTGACTTTGGAACTGCGAGGATTTTGGAACTTGATTCATCAAATCAAACAGTCATTGCAGGCACCTTTGGTTACATGGCCCCAG AGCTGGCCTATACCTTGGTGGTCACTGAAAAGTCCGATGTGTATAGCTTTGGCGTTGTGGTGCTGGAAACGCTGTTTGGAAAGCATCCACAAGAATTCCTTTCCTCCTTTTCATCACAACCCAATGAACCAATAATGCTGAAGGATCTTCTTGATGCCCGTCTGCCCCCTCCGACTAACCCTTTGGTGGTTCGAAATGTGGTTGTCGCAACAGCGTTAGCCCTGGATTGCATCAATGCAAACCCGAAATGTCGACCAACAATGCAGCAAGTGGTGAACCGATTTGAAGTGGGCAGGCGAGAATCAACTAGGCCTTTGCACACCATTGCTGTGAATCAGCTTGTCAGTCCACCAGTACTTTCACTGCCTGACCAAACCTACACAGATGGACAAGTGGTTTAA